The following proteins are co-located in the Cydia fagiglandana chromosome 2, ilCydFagi1.1, whole genome shotgun sequence genome:
- the LOC134679604 gene encoding luciferin 4-monooxygenase-like, translating to MLNNSLYVYGEQNVQVPAHLNFGKYILDRLKEASKSGEVAVENALSGEALTYKDFTQYAVDLSVSLASLGVKSGHTVGIGSEKRVQFIPTALAVVFTGAAYTPYDLQSGRAGLKHKLNLTRPKYFICSGLFWKTYGDILQTMDFIEHYICFDEHDDIEISLKTLLTKQTDVTTFEPATVQGQTDTALILYSSGTTGMPKGVQLTHLNCILNSLPKDFEDDSLKTVFLFGEWYHNYDTFMTFKFLSLGRRVVFVDNVTHENLLKTIQRCQVNITMLVPSLVGYLSKAEQVDQYDLSSLKIIYCRSSPLHGKTIEAIKRRFPTLRNLIQGYGMTESGELTSESWGTKGPKVGSVGMASPGITLKVVDPETREILGPNQRGEICLRGPVFMKGYIGIEPSTYLDDQGFFITGDLGYYDEDKYFYIVDRLKEIMSYDGNKVAPLELETILLLHPGVREAGVIGKPAGDIGEEPTAFVVRQPGACVSERELVDYVSAEVPPYMQLRGGVVFVLELPRNPRGKILRRRLREMLNKNE from the exons ATGCTTAACAATAGTTTATACGTATACGGTGAACAAAATGTTCAAGTACCGGCGCACTTGAATTTCGGCAAATACATCTTGGACCGGCTAAAAGAGGCATCAAAAAGTGGGGAAGTAGCAGTG GAAAACGCTCTTTCGGGGGAAGCTTTAACATACAAGGATTTTACTCAGTATGCAGTGGACCTATCCGTCTCTCTAGCAAGCTTGGGAGTGAAGAGTGGTCACACCGTTGGAATCGGCAGTGAGAAACGAGTACAGTTTATACCCACAGCCTTAGCTGTTGTTTTTACCGGAGCAGCTTATACGCCATATGATTTACAAAGTGGAAGAg CTGGCTTAAAGCACAAACTAAATTTGACCAGACCTAAATATTTCATTTGTTCCGGATTATTTTGGAAAACATATGGAGACATATTGCAAACAATGGATTTCATAGAACATTATATATGTTTTGACGAGCATGATGATATCGAGATATCTTTGAAGACTTTGCTCACAAAACAAACAGATGTAACCACTTTTGAGCCAGCTACAGTACAAGGACAAACAGACACCGCTCTAATCCTGTACTCATCTGGAACGACTGGCATGCCAAAGGGAGTCCAACTAACACAtttaaattgcattttaaaCAGCTTACCGAAAga TTTCGAAGACGATTCTCTAAAAACCGTTTTTCTATTCGGAGAATGGTATCATAATTACGACACATTCATGACTTTCAAGTTCCTTTCTTTAGGGAGGAGAGTAGTTTTCGTGGACAATGTTACACATGAAAATCTTTTGAAAACTATTCAGCGGTGTCAG GTAAACATCACCATGCTAGTACCGTCACTCGTTGGTTACCTGTCTAAAGCAGAACAAGTAGATCAATATGATCTAAGCTCACTAAAGATTATTTACTGCCGCTCATCTCCGCTGCATGGAAAAACAATTGAAGCTATCAAAAGAAG GTTTCCGACGCTAAGGAATTTAATACAAGGATACGGTATGACCGAATCTGGCGAACTTACGTCAGAGAGTTGGGGTACTAAGGGCCCCAAAGTTGGAAGTGTTGGTATGGCATCTCCTGGAATAACTTTGAAA gTTGTAGATCCAGAAACGCGCGAGATCTTAGGCCCGAACCAGCGAGGAGAAATATGTTTGCGCGGCCCCGTATTTATGAAAGGTTACATTGGGATTGAACCATCCACGTACCTAGATGATCAAGGATTCTTCATAACTGGAGACTTGGGTTACTACGACgaagataaatatttttacattgtCGATAGGCTAAAGGAAATAATGTCATATGATGGAAATAAG GTGGCTCCCTTGGAGTTGGAGACAATCCTGCTGCTACATCCCGGCGTCCGCGAGGCGGGCGTTATAGGCAAGCCAGCGGGCGACATCGGCGAGGAGCCCACGGCCTTCGTCGTGAGGCAACCCGGCGCGTGCGTCTCCGAGCGGGAGCTCGTCGACTACGTGTCTGCAGAG gTCCCGCCGTACATGCAACTGAGGGGCGGCGTGGTGTTTGTTCTGGAACTACCCAGAAACCCGAGAGGAAAAATTCTTCGCCGCCGATTACGAGAAATGTTGAATAAAAATGAGTAA